One segment of Planctomycetia bacterium DNA contains the following:
- a CDS encoding phosphopantothenoylcysteine decarboxylase, with amino-acid sequence MASSFEGREIVLGVSAGVAAYKAAALTSLLVQQGAGVTAVLTPRARRFVGAATFAALTGRPVASRSFDPARFPLGAHIELAARADVVVVAPASADLLAKAATGAADDLLSTLLLCAECPVLFAPAMNAAMWAHPAVQRNVAQLAADGATIVAPGTGWLSCRRQGAGRMAEPEEIALVIGTTLAGRT; translated from the coding sequence ATGGCGAGTTCGTTCGAGGGTCGGGAGATCGTGCTCGGCGTGTCGGCCGGGGTCGCAGCCTACAAGGCGGCGGCGCTGACGAGCCTCCTTGTCCAGCAGGGGGCGGGCGTGACGGCCGTGCTCACGCCGCGGGCCCGGCGGTTCGTCGGCGCGGCGACGTTCGCCGCGCTCACGGGGCGTCCGGTGGCGTCGCGGTCGTTCGATCCGGCCAGGTTTCCACTCGGCGCCCACATCGAGCTCGCCGCCCGAGCCGATGTCGTCGTCGTCGCCCCGGCCTCGGCCGACCTGCTCGCCAAGGCGGCGACGGGCGCGGCCGACGACCTGCTCTCGACGCTGCTCTTGTGCGCCGAGTGCCCCGTCCTCTTCGCCCCGGCGATGAACGCGGCGATGTGGGCTCATCCGGCCGTGCAGCGGAACGTCGCCCAGCTCGCCGCCGACGGCGCGACGATCGTCGCGCCCGGCACCGGCTGGCTCTCCTGCCGGCGCCAGGGTGCCGGGCGGATGGCGGAGCCGGAGGAGATCGCCCTCGTCATCGGCACGACGCTCGCCGGCCGGACCTGA